Proteins co-encoded in one Marmota flaviventris isolate mMarFla1 chromosome 9, mMarFla1.hap1, whole genome shotgun sequence genomic window:
- the Ilk gene encoding scaffold protein ILK, which yields MDDIFTQCREGNAVAVRLWLDNTENDLNQGDDHGFSPLHWACREGRSAVVEMLIMRGARINVMNRGDDTPLHLAASHGHRDIVQKLLQYKADINAVNEHGNVPLHYACFWGQDQVAEDLVANGALVSICNKYGEMPVDKAKAPLRELLRERAEKMGQNLNRIPYKDTFWKGTTRTRPRNGTLNKHSGIDFKQLNFLAKLNENHSGELWKGRWQGNDIVVKVLKVRDWSTRKSRDFNEECPRLRIFSHPNVLPVLGACQSPPAPHPTLITHWMPYGSLYNVLHEGTNFVVDQSQAVKFALDMARGMAFLHTLEPLIPRHALNSRSVMIDEDMTARISMADVKFSFQCPGRMYAPAWVAPEALQKKPEDTNRRSADMWSFAVLLWELVTREVPFADLSNMEIGMKVALEGLRPTIPPGISPHVCKLMKICMNEDPAKRPKFDMIVPILEKMQDK from the exons GGATGATCATGGCTTTTCTCCCTTGCACTGGGCCTGCCGAGAAGGCCGCTCTGCAGTGGTTGAGATGCTGATCATGAGGGGGGCACGGATCAATGTGATGAACCGTGGGGACGACACACCCCTGCATCTGGCAGCTAGTCACGGACATCGTGATATTGTACAAAAG CTGTTGCAGTATAAGGCCGACATCAATGCAGTGAATGAGCATGGGAATGTGCCTCTGCACTATGCCTGTTTTTGGGGCCAGGATCAAGTGGCAGAG GATCTGGTGGCTAATGGAGCCCTTGTCAGCATCTGTAACAAGTATGGCGAGATGCCTGTAGACAAAGCCAAGGCACCCTTGAGAGAGCTTCTCCGAG AACGGGCAGAGAAGATGGGTCAGAATCTCAACCGTATTCCATACAAGGACACATTCTGGAAGGGGACCACCCGTACTCGGCCCC GAAACGGGACCCTGAACAAACACTCGGGCATTGACTTTAAACAGCTCAACTTTCTGGCGAAGCTCAATGAGAATCACTCTGGAGAG CTATGGAAGGGCCGCTGGCAGGGAAATGACATTGTCGTGAAGGTGCTGAAGGTTCGAGACTGGAGTACAAGGAAAAGCAGGGACTTCAATGAGGAGTGTCCCCGGCTCAG GATTTTCTCACACCCGAACGTGCTCCCAGTGTTAGGTGCCTGCCAGTCTCCACCTGCTCCTCACCCTACACTCATCACACACTGGATGCCGTATGGATCCCTCTACAATGTACTACATGAAGGAACCA ATTTTGTCGTGGATCAGAGCCAAGCTGTGAAGTTTGCTTTAGATATGGCAAGAGGCATGGCTTTCCTGCACACACTAGAGCCCCTCATCCCACGACATGCACTCAACAGTCGAAGTGTAATG ATTGACGAGGACATGACTGCCCGAATCAGCATGGCCGATGTCAAGTTTTCTTTCCAATGCCCTGGGCGCATGTATGCACCTGCCTGGGTGGCCCCTGAAG CTCTGCAGAAGAAGCCTGAAGACACAAACAGACGTTCAGCAGACATGTGGAGTTTTGCAGTACTTCTATGGGAACTGGTGACACGAGAGGTACCTTTTGCTGACCTCTCCAATATGGAGATTGGAATGAAG GTGGCACTAGAAGGCCTTAGGCCTACCATTCCACCAGGTATTTCCCCCCATGTGTGTAAGCTCATGAAGATTTGCATGAATGAAGACCCTGCCAAGCGGCCCAAGTTTGACATGATTGTGCCTATTCTGGAAAAGATGCAGGACAAATAG